The following are encoded together in the Panicum virgatum strain AP13 chromosome 6K, P.virgatum_v5, whole genome shotgun sequence genome:
- the LOC120712446 gene encoding myb-related protein 1-like, protein MAWPPAARAIFPCRRFAPGGVSIHIPPEVETEPQPGRNISPPHRWSPGKGTHHPAAYKNRSLAAAVEAKLPPSSVTPAAAASHAGRAAAAAIRSAALVGTLEMASSCGGEARARLRWTRELHGRFALAVAQLGGADKATPKSVLRAMAVPGLTLYHLKSHLQKYRLAVSRGPVATAPGEGSDDRWSSSSESQPDEHDEDAAAAAEWRGAFAAGGGTKEAPCDSPRSMARMQREVQRKPQEQIEVQRHLQLRIEAQGRYLQSVLRRAEEVLADHSLGSPASAVESGCLSSSSSLSPSPPRRRSAGSCVTSSSSSEAESQAGAGSKRPCTCAAAEQPVQGKRSFLQSHEAGEADADADAEAEDGSSPEIDLNR, encoded by the exons ATGGCCTGGCCCCCAGCTGCCCGCGCCATATTCCCTTGCCGCCGATTCGCGCCCGGGGGCGTATCCATACATATACCGCCGGAGGTGGAGACGGAGCCGCAGCCGGGCCGGAATATCTCCCCACCGCACCGGTGGAGTCCAGGGAAAGGAACCCACCACCCAGCCGCCTATAAGAACCGATCGCTTGCCGCCGCGGTAGAAGCAAAGCTGCCGCCGTCTTCTGTcactccggccgccgcggcttCTCAtgctggccgcgccgccgctgctgcgatACGGAGCGCCGCGCTGGTGGGCACGCTGGAGATGGCATCGTCGTGTGGCGGCGAGGCCAGGGCGCGGCTCAGGTGGACGCGCGAGCTGCACGGCCGCTTCGCGCTTGCCGTGGCCCAGCTCGGCGGCGCCGACA AGGCGACGCCCAAGTCCGTCCTGAGGGCCATGGCCGTGCCGGGGCTCACACTCTACCACCTCAAGAGCCACCTCCAG aagTACCGGCTGGCGGTGAGCCGAGGCCCCGTCGCCACGGCCCCCGGCGAAGGCTCCGACGACCGGTGGTCATCCTCCTCGGAGAGCCAGCCGGACGAgcacgacgaggacgccgccgccgccgccgagtggCGTGGTGCAtttgccgccggcggcggcaccaaaGAAGCTCCCTGCGATTCTCCCAGGAGCATGGCGCGGATGCAGAGGGAGGTGCAGAGGAAGCCGCAGGAGCAGATCGAG GTCCAGCGGCACCTGCAGCTGAGGATCGAGGCGCAGGGGAGGTACCTGCAGTCGGTGCTGCGCCGGGCGGAGGAGGTCCTCGCCGACCACAGCCTcggctcgccggcctccgcggTGGAGTCCGGGTGcctgtcctcctcctcctcgctctcgccgtccccgccgcgccgccgctccgccggcagctgcgtcacgtcctcctcctcctcggaggcCGAGAGCCAGGCCGGCGCCGGGTCCAAGAGGCCGTgcacgtgcgccgccgccgagcagccGGTGCAGGGCAAGAGGAGCTTCCTGCAGAGCCACGAGGCAGGGGAAgcagacgccgacgccgacgcagaAGCAGAGGACGGCAGCTCACCAGAGATCGATCTCAACAGGTAG